DNA from Bordetella genomosp. 13:
CAAGATGGGCATGGCGGCCATATTCGAAACGCGCGGCAACGACGACACCCACGTCATCCTGCGTGGCGGCAAGCAAGGCGCCAACTACGACCGCGCCAGCATCGACGCCTGCTGCGCCGCGCTGCAGAAGGCCGACCTGCGCCCGCAGGTCATGGTGGATTGCTCGCACGCCAACTCCAACAAATCGCACGAGCGCCAGGTGGACGTGGCGCGCGACCTGGCCGGACAGATCGCCGCGGGCGACCGGCGCATCGTCGGCGTCATGATCGAAAGCCACCTCGAGGGCGGCCGCCAGGATCTGAAACCCGGCGTGTCCTTGCGCCACGGCGTGTCCATCACCGACGCGTGCCTGGGCTGGGCGCAGACCGAGCCGCTGCTGCACGAACTGGCCGCGGCGGTGCGCGAGCGCCGCGGCGCTGGCAGCCGCTAAAAGTAACAACCAGGGCGGGTCGTACCGGCTCCGGATCGTCTTCCTTCCACTATGATGACGATTCGGTTTCACCCCCCAGTACGAGGAGCCCCCATGATCCGGAAACTGATCCCCGTCGTCCTGCTGGCCACCCTGGCCGCCTGCAGCAGCGGCACGCAGCGCACGGGCGATACGCCCACCCCGTCGAGCCAGTCGGCGCCGTCCGCCTCCGCATCGGGGTCCCAGATGGGCGCGCCGAGCAGCTCCCGCCAGGTATGCGATTCGCAGCGCGTGCAGAACATGCTGGGCCAGACCTATTCCGAAGCCGTCGCCCAGTCGGCGCGCAACGGTTCGGGTTCGAAATCGGTCCGCGTGCTCAAGCCCGGCCAGGTCATGACCATGGAATACGACGAAGCCCGCCTCAACATCATCCTGAATGGCAGCGGCGCCATCGAGGCGCTGCGCTGCGGCTGAGGCCGCCTTCCCGCACCGCTGCGGCCTTGCCTGACAGGATCAGGCAAGAATCGAACAGTAATCGGCATTGCGGTGCAACAAGCGGTTTTCCTATGCTACGTCACGGTACGACCAGCAGAGGAAATCCGCGATGCTTACACTCGATATCAACGGAAAGGCCACGTCCCTGGACGTCCCGGCAGAGATGCCTCTGCTGTGGGCGCTGCGCGACGCCGCCGACCTCACGGGAACCAAATACGGCTGCGGCATGGGCCTGTGCGGCGCGTGCACGGTCCACGTCGACGGAGCGGCCGTGCGCTCCTGCATCACGCCCGCCTCCGCCGTCGCGGGACAGCGCGTCACGACCATCGAGGGCGCGGGCGCCGACAGGGTTGGGCAAGCCGTGCAAAACGCATGGCGTGAACTGGACGTGGCCCAATGCGGCTATTGCCAGTCCGGCCAGATCATGGCCGCGGTCAGCCTGCTGCGCCAGCATTCCCGTCCCACCGACGCCCAGATAGACGACGCCATGCGCGGCAATCTGTGCCGCTGCGCAACCTATGGCCGCATTCGCGCGGCCATTCACCACGCCGCCGCGGCCCTTGCCTGAGGAGCCTCCATGGACAGCTACGTCGTATTGCCCGAACACCCCATCCACAACGTCAGCCGCCGCCGCTTCATGCACGCCGCCGGCGGCCTGGTGCTGGGCATGAGCATCGGCGCGGTCGCCCCGCGCGCCGCTTCGGCCCGCACCGCCGCCGATACCACGGCGGCCTTCTCGCCCAACGCCTTCGTGCGCATTGGCGCCGACGGCTGGATCACGGTGCTGGCCAAGCACCTCGAGATGGGCCAGGGGGTGTACACCGGCCTGGCCACGCTGGTGGCAGAAGAGATGGACGCCGACTGGCGCCAGGTGCGCGTGGAAGGCGCGCCCGCCAATGCCGCCCTGTATCGCAATGGCCTGCTGGGCGTGCAGGGTACCGGCGGCAGCACCGCCATGGCCGACTCATACCTGCCCATGCGCCGCGCCGGCGCTGCCGCGCGCGCCATGCTCGTCCAGGCCGCCGCGCAGCAATGGCAGGTGCCGGCGGAAGAGATCACGGTCAGCGAAGGCGTGCTGCGGCACGCCGCCACGCAGCGCCAGGCGGGATTCGGGCAGATGGCCGGCGCGGCCGCCGCCCTGCCCGCCGTGCAAGAGCCGCGGCTGAAGACGCCCGCCGAGTTCAAGCTGATCGGCAAGGAAAGCCTGCGCCGCACCGACGGCCCGGCCAAGACCAACGGCACCGCGGTCTACACGCAGGACTTCAAACTGCCCGGCATGCTGGTCGCCGTGGTGGCCCATCCCACGCGCTTCGGCGCGCGGCTGGCCGGCTACGACGCCAAGGCGGCGCGCGCGGTGCCCGGCGTGCGGGCCGTCGTCGAGTTTCCGCCCACCCCGCACGGCGCGGGCGGCGTGGCGGTGCTGGCCGACAACACCTGGGCCGCACGCACCGGCCGCGATGCGCTGCAGGCGCGCTGGGACGACAGCGAGGCCTACCGCCTGGGATCGGCCGAGATACTCGAGCAGTACCGCGCCGCCGCCGCGACGCCCGGCGCCGTGGCGGCGCGCCGCGGCGACGTCGAGGCGGCCTTTGCCGGCGCCGCGCGCGTCATCGAGGCCGACTACCACGTGCCCTACCTGGCCCATGCCGCCATGGAGCCGCTGAACTGCCTGGTGCGCCTGGAAGAGCGGCGCTGCGACATCTGGAACGGCGAGCAGTTCCAGACCTCGGACCAGGCGGCGGTGGCACGCTATCTGGGACTGCCCGTGGGCAGCGTCACGCTGACCCAGCTGTATTCGGGCGGCAGCTTCGGCCGGCGCGCCAATCCGCATGCCGACTACCTGATCGAGGCAGTGGCCATCGCGCGCGCCGCGCGCCGCCAGGGGCTGCACGTTCCCATCAAGCTGGTCTGGACCCGCGAGGACGACATGCGGGCCGGCTACTACCGCCCCATGAACCTGCATCGCGCCCGCCTGGCGCTGGACGCGGACGGCCGCCTGATCGGCTGGCATGCGCGGCTGGTGGGCCAGTCGGTGCTGGCCGACACCCCGCTGGCGGGCCTGGTGAAAGACGGCATCGACCCCACGTCGGTGGAGGGCCAGGCCGACCTGCCTTACGCCATCCCGAACCTGCAGGTCGAACTGCACACGCCGCGCGACGTACGCGTGCCCGTGCTGTGGTATCGATCGGTGGGCCACACCCACACCGCCTTCTCGGCCGAGACCCTCATCGACGAGGCGGCCGCCGCGGCGGGCGCAGACCCCGTCGCCTATCGCGACGCGCTGCTCGCCCGCCATCCGCGTCATCGCCGCACCCTGGCGCTGGCGGCACGACAGGCCGGCTGGGACCGGCCGCTGGCCCCGGGCAAGCTCGGCACCCGGCGCGGCCGCGGCGTGGCCGTGCACGCCTCGTTCGGCAGCGTGGTGGCGCAGGTGGCCGAAGTGACCGTGGCGGCCGACGGCAGCTTCAAGGTGGACCGCGTCGTCTGCGCCGTGGATTGCGGCGTGGCCATCAACCCCGACGTGGTGCGGGCGCAAATGGAGGGCGGCATCGGCTTCGGCCTGGCGTCCTGCCTGCACGGAGCCATTACACTCGAGGACGGGGAAGTGCAGCAGAGCAACTTCCACGATTATCCGGTGCTGCGCATCGACGAGATGCCCGCCGTCGAAGTGCATATCGTGCCGTCCGGCGAACTGCCCACCGGGGTCGGCGAACCCGGCGTGCCGCCGGTGGCGCCCGCCGTGGCCAATGCCTTGCATCATGCCGTGGGCCGGCGCGTGCGCACGCTGCCGATGGGCACTACGTTGAAACCAGTCTGAACAGGAGTCTCGCCATGCACGCCGCCGATCTGAACGTACTGCTCGCCTGCCGCGACTGGATGGCGCTGGACCGCAAGGTCGTGCTGCTGACGGTCGTGCGCACCTGGGGTTCCTCGCCCCGCCCGCCCGGCGCCATGATGGCCATCCGCGAGGACGGCGTGGTCAGCGGCTCGGTATCGGGCGGCTGTATCGAGGACGACCTGATCGACAAGGTCCGCAGCCAGGGCATCGCCGCCCTGTGCCCCGGCGACCGCCCCGCCGTCGCCACGTACGGCGTGAAGGCCGAGGACGCGCACCGCTTCGGCCTGCCCTGCGGCGGCACGCTGCAGCTGGTAATGGAGCCCCTGGCGGCCCGCAGCCGCGTCGACGAACTGGTGGCGCGGCTGGAACAGCGCGATTCGATCTGCCGCGCGGTGGACATGCGCAGCGGCGACGTCACCCTGGGCGCGGCGCCCGCGGATGCCGAGCCGCAGCTGCAGGAAGACCGGTTCTCCTGCGTGCTGGGGCCGCGCCATCGCCTGATCGTGATCGGCGCGGGACAGTTGTCGCGCTACCTGTGCGAGATCGCGGTGGGCCTGAATTTCGACGTCACCGTGTGCGACCCCCGCGAGGAGTACCGCGCGCAGTGGAACGTGCCTGGCGTCCGCATCACGCATGACATGCCCGACGACGTGGTGCTGGCGGCCAAGCCCGATGCGCGCACCGCCATCGTGGCCCTCACCCACGACCCCAAACTCGACGACATGGCGCTGATCTACGCGCTGCAGTCCGAGGCCTTCTACGTGGGCGCGCTGGGGTCGCGCGTGAACAACGCCAAGCGCGTCGAACGCCTGCGCGAGCATTTCGACCTGACCGAGGCGCAGCTCTCGCGCCTGCACGGGCCGGCGGGGCTGTACATCGGCAGCCGCACGCCCCCCGAGATCGCCCTGTCCATCCTGGCCGAGATCGTCGCGCAGAAGAATGGCGTGGCGCTGCCCGGCGAGGTCGCGGTGGGCACCGCGAAGAACGCGCTGGCACGCGAGGCCGGCGGCCGCGCCGCATGAGCGCCGACCCGCGGTCACTGCCGATGGACCGGCCCGGGTTGCGGCTGCAGCCGCGGCCCGATGCGCGGCCCCTGCCGCTGCCGGGTCAGTCAGACCTCGTCGCCCTCATCGCACGCCACGCGCCGGCCGATGGGTCGACGCGCACGCCGGTGCCCGGCCTGAGCCTTCATCACGCCTCCGCGCCCACCGAGAAGACGCACGGCGTGGTGCGCCCCTCGCTGGCCGTGATGGCGCAAGGCGCCAAGCGCGTCGAACTGGGCAGCGAGGTGCACGAGTACACCAGCGGGCAGTTCCTGCTCAGCTCGGTGGACCTGCCGGTGGCCTCGCGCATCACGCTGGCCAGCAGCGGCACGCCTTATCTGTGCATGGGGTTCGACCTGGACATCCAGCGCATCGCGGACCTGATGAGCCAGATGGACTGCGCGCCCCGGGCCGAGGGCGGAGCGGCGCCGCGCGCCCTGGCGACCGCCCAGCTGGATGCCGGACTGCTGGAGGCGCTGATGCGCCTGGCCCGCCTGCTGGATACTCCCGACGAGATCCCCGTGATGGCGCCGCTGATCGAACGCGAGGTCCACTATCGCCTGCTCAAGGGCGAGCTGGGCCAGCGTCTGTGCCACATCGTGCTGAACCACGGCGCCATGAACCAGATCTCGCGCGCCATCGACTGGCTCAAGCGCCACTACACCGACCCGCTGCGCATCGACGACCTGGCGCAGCGCGTCAACATGAGCGCGTCCTCGCTGCATCATCACTTTAAGTCCTTGACGGCGATGAGCCCGCTGCAATACCAGAAGCAGCTGCGGCTGCACGAGGCAAGGCGGCTGATGCTGGCCGAGATGCTGGACGCGGCCACCGCCGCGCACCGCGTCGGCTACGAAAGCGCCTCGCAGTTCAGCCGCGAGTACAGTCGCATGTATGGCGCGCCGCCGGTGCGCGACGTGGCGCGGCTGCGCGATGCGGGCTGGGGAACGGGCGCGATGGCCGCAGGCCGCGGCTAGGCAGCCCGAAACCCGCCGCTACGACGCCCGAAGCCGCGGCGCCCGAAGCCGACCCATCGTCGCGCGCCGGATCATTCCCGCATCATTCCTCGCCGCGGCGCGCCTGCGACAGCGCCACCGTCAGCTGCGCCACCTTCTTTTTCAACGCATCGCGTTCCTGCGTGAGTTCGGCCACGCGCTGCGCCAGGCGGGTCAGCTCCGCCGGATAGTCCTCGACGTTCTCGGGCAGCGGCGGCGGCTCGGGCGGCTCCGGCAGCGGCCGCGCGGCAGCGGCCAACGCTCGCGCCTCGCGGGCCGCTTCGCGCAGCGACTTGGCGCCGCCGCTGGCGGCCGCGGCCTGGCGGTCCACGGGCAGGCTGGCCACCGCGGCGGCCGCATTGATCGACAGGTCGCCCGCCCGCACCGCGCGCAGCACCTCGGGGGTGGCCTGGCGCTGGATCTTCTCGATCTGGCCCAGCGCCACGCTGCTCAGCCGCGCTTCGCGGGCCATGGCCTGGCGCGACGGCACCGGCACGGCGGCGGCGGGCTGACGCGCCGCGTGCACCGCCTGCGCGACCGGGGCCGTGCGCGAATCGCCCTCCTGGTCCCATGGCGGCGAGCCGTCGTCGGCCTGGCCCGTGGGCGCCGCGGCTGCCCCCGCGGCATCCTCGGCGGCCTGTGACGGCGCCTGCGCGCGCATTTGCAGGATTTCCTTCTTGCGCAGCACCAGCACGCCCCGCTGGAAATCCGACACGCTGCGACGCCCCAGGTGGTTCTCTATCATCCACAGCCGCACGTCGTCCATGCTGCGAAAGCGATCGTTCTGCACGGTGTTGAAGGCAATGCCATGCTTCTGGCAGATCTCGTAGCGGTTGTGCCCGTCGACCAGCAGGTCGCCCCACAGCACCAGCGCGTCGCGGCACCCTTCGGCCAGCAGGCTGCGTTCCAGCGTGGCGTACTCGTCCGGCGTCAGCGGTTCGATATACGCGCGCAGTTCTTCTTCGATACGTATCGTCGTCATAGTCCTGAAAATGGAACCCGGGAGCCCGCGGCGCGGGGCGCCCTATGCCTGGTCGTCGGCCGACGGCAATCCCTGCAGCGCGTCCTGGACGATGCGCAGGCGCGCCAGTGGGTCGTCCATGGCCAGCAGCCGCGCCTTGTCCGCCGGTGGCAGGGGCAGCAGCTCGGCCCAGCGGTCCGCCACCCAGCCGCTGTCGTCCAGCCGGAACGGCGGCGCCAGCGGCATGGCCTGGGCCGGCACGCCGTCGCGCTGCATGCCGGCGATCAGCCTGCCCAGCGCATCGGCGCTGGGCTGCAGCGTGCGCGGAACCGGCACGGCGGGCGCTTCGGGCAGCAGCTCGGCCTCGCCCATCCACAGCCCGTAGCGGCCCTGCCGCGCCGCGGCCAGGCGAAAGCGCGTCGTGCCCGTGCACGACAGTTCGAGCAAGGCCGGCGTGGGGGCGTCGCATTGCAGGATGCGCGCCATGGTGCCCACCGTGGCCAGCGTTTCCGTGCCTTCCGGCGTGCGCACCTCGCGGCCGGACAGCAGCACGACGACGCCGAAGCCGGTGTCGTCGGCCAGGCAGCGCTTGACCATGTCGAGGTACCGCACCTCGAAGACGCGCAGATGCATCGTTCCGCCGGGGAACAAGGCGGTGGAAAGCGGAAACAGGGGAATCTCGGCCATATGCAATGATGACATGAAGACCGTGGCAAGGCCGGCCCGCCTGCGACGATCTCATCCAGGGCCTGACAGGGCTGGACGGGCCAGGTCCAGTGTACGACGCCGCCGGGGGGAATGGTTCACGGTCCTCCCGGACGCCGGTCGGCCCGGGGCGGCGGCTGGCGGGCTCATCTGTCGGGCCATCGGCGGGCCGCCGGTTGCCAACGCGCCCTGCCCGCCCTTCTAATGCAGCCTGACGCGCCGCGCGATACGCGGCGGCGCAGGCCACGGAGACACATCGCATGACGCACGGCATCGAAGGCCGAAAACGCTGGTGGGCATTGGCAGTCCTGTGCCTGGGAGTTTTGATGATCGTGCTGGACACGACCATCGTGAACGTGGCGCTGCCCTCCATCCGGGCCGACCTGCAATTCACCGAGACCGCCCTGGTATGGGTGGTGAACGCCTACATGCTGACGTTCGGCGGCTTCCTGCTGCTGGGCGGGCGCCTGGGCGACCTGTTTGGCCACCGCCGCGTGTTCCTGGCCGGCATCACGCTGTTCACCGTGGCGTCGCTGGCCTGTGGCGTGGCCGGGTCGCAGCACATGCTCGTGGCCGCGCGCGCGGTGCAGGGACTGGGCGGCGCCGTCGTGTCGGCGGTATCGCTGTCGCTCATCATGACGCTGTTCACCGAACCCGCCGAACGCGCCAAGGCCATGGGCGTCTACGGGTTCGTGTGCGCGGGCGGAGGCAGCATCGGGGTGCTGCTGGGCGGATTGCTGACCAGCTCCCTCAGCTGGCACTGGATCTTCCTGGTCAACCTGCCCATCGGCGTGGCCGTGTACGCGCTGTGCGTGGCGCTGCTGCCGCGCGGCCAGGGCCAGGGCCGGGCCGGCGGCGCGAAGCTGGACACGGGCGGAGCCGTGACCGTGACGCTGGCCTTGATGCTGGCCGTGTACGCCGTGGTCAACGGCAACGAGGCCGGCTGGACCTCGGCGCAGTCCATCGGCCTGCTGGCCGCCGCGGTGGCGCTGTTCGCCGTGTTTCTCGTCATCGAGTCGCGGGTGGCGAACCCGCTGATGCCGCTGGGGCTGTTCCGGCTGCGCAACGTGGCCGCGGCCAACGTGATCGCCGTGCTGTGGGCGGCCGGCATGTTCGCCTGGTTCTTCATCTCGGCCCTGTACCTGCAATTGGTGCTGGGCTATGACGCCATGGACGTAGGCCTGGCCTTCCTGCCGGCCAACCTCATCATGGGCGTGTTCTCGCTGGGGGTCTCGGCCTGGCTGGTGATGCGCCTGGG
Protein-coding regions in this window:
- a CDS encoding DHA2 family efflux MFS transporter permease subunit; amino-acid sequence: MTHGIEGRKRWWALAVLCLGVLMIVLDTTIVNVALPSIRADLQFTETALVWVVNAYMLTFGGFLLLGGRLGDLFGHRRVFLAGITLFTVASLACGVAGSQHMLVAARAVQGLGGAVVSAVSLSLIMTLFTEPAERAKAMGVYGFVCAGGGSIGVLLGGLLTSSLSWHWIFLVNLPIGVAVYALCVALLPRGQGQGRAGGAKLDTGGAVTVTLALMLAVYAVVNGNEAGWTSAQSIGLLAAAVALFAVFLVIESRVANPLMPLGLFRLRNVAAANVIAVLWAAGMFAWFFISALYLQLVLGYDAMDVGLAFLPANLIMGVFSLGVSAWLVMRLGIRLPLGGGLLVAATGLLLFARAPADGSFAVDVLPGMLLLGLGGGIAFNPLLLAAMSDVDTHESGLASGVVNTAFMMGGSLGLAVLASLASARTGHAIAVGAAQGTALNAGYQLAFGVGALFAALAGVLALLLVRTRNRAAAIDTSAAA
- a CDS encoding I78 family peptidase inhibitor, translating into MIRKLIPVVLLATLAACSSGTQRTGDTPTPSSQSAPSASASGSQMGAPSSSRQVCDSQRVQNMLGQTYSEAVAQSARNGSGSKSVRVLKPGQVMTMEYDEARLNIILNGSGAIEALRCG
- a CDS encoding LON peptidase substrate-binding domain-containing protein codes for the protein MAEIPLFPLSTALFPGGTMHLRVFEVRYLDMVKRCLADDTGFGVVVLLSGREVRTPEGTETLATVGTMARILQCDAPTPALLELSCTGTTRFRLAAARQGRYGLWMGEAELLPEAPAVPVPRTLQPSADALGRLIAGMQRDGVPAQAMPLAPPFRLDDSGWVADRWAELLPLPPADKARLLAMDDPLARLRIVQDALQGLPSADDQA
- a CDS encoding (2Fe-2S)-binding protein — encoded protein: MLTLDINGKATSLDVPAEMPLLWALRDAADLTGTKYGCGMGLCGACTVHVDGAAVRSCITPASAVAGQRVTTIEGAGADRVGQAVQNAWRELDVAQCGYCQSGQIMAAVSLLRQHSRPTDAQIDDAMRGNLCRCATYGRIRAAIHHAAAALA
- a CDS encoding AraC family transcriptional regulator produces the protein MDRPGLRLQPRPDARPLPLPGQSDLVALIARHAPADGSTRTPVPGLSLHHASAPTEKTHGVVRPSLAVMAQGAKRVELGSEVHEYTSGQFLLSSVDLPVASRITLASSGTPYLCMGFDLDIQRIADLMSQMDCAPRAEGGAAPRALATAQLDAGLLEALMRLARLLDTPDEIPVMAPLIEREVHYRLLKGELGQRLCHIVLNHGAMNQISRAIDWLKRHYTDPLRIDDLAQRVNMSASSLHHHFKSLTAMSPLQYQKQLRLHEARRLMLAEMLDAATAAHRVGYESASQFSREYSRMYGAPPVRDVARLRDAGWGTGAMAAGRG
- a CDS encoding xanthine dehydrogenase family protein molybdopterin-binding subunit; amino-acid sequence: MDSYVVLPEHPIHNVSRRRFMHAAGGLVLGMSIGAVAPRAASARTAADTTAAFSPNAFVRIGADGWITVLAKHLEMGQGVYTGLATLVAEEMDADWRQVRVEGAPANAALYRNGLLGVQGTGGSTAMADSYLPMRRAGAAARAMLVQAAAQQWQVPAEEITVSEGVLRHAATQRQAGFGQMAGAAAALPAVQEPRLKTPAEFKLIGKESLRRTDGPAKTNGTAVYTQDFKLPGMLVAVVAHPTRFGARLAGYDAKAARAVPGVRAVVEFPPTPHGAGGVAVLADNTWAARTGRDALQARWDDSEAYRLGSAEILEQYRAAAATPGAVAARRGDVEAAFAGAARVIEADYHVPYLAHAAMEPLNCLVRLEERRCDIWNGEQFQTSDQAAVARYLGLPVGSVTLTQLYSGGSFGRRANPHADYLIEAVAIARAARRQGLHVPIKLVWTREDDMRAGYYRPMNLHRARLALDADGRLIGWHARLVGQSVLADTPLAGLVKDGIDPTSVEGQADLPYAIPNLQVELHTPRDVRVPVLWYRSVGHTHTAFSAETLIDEAAAAAGADPVAYRDALLARHPRHRRTLALAARQAGWDRPLAPGKLGTRRGRGVAVHASFGSVVAQVAEVTVAADGSFKVDRVVCAVDCGVAINPDVVRAQMEGGIGFGLASCLHGAITLEDGEVQQSNFHDYPVLRIDEMPAVEVHIVPSGELPTGVGEPGVPPVAPAVANALHHAVGRRVRTLPMGTTLKPV
- a CDS encoding XdhC family protein; the encoded protein is MHAADLNVLLACRDWMALDRKVVLLTVVRTWGSSPRPPGAMMAIREDGVVSGSVSGGCIEDDLIDKVRSQGIAALCPGDRPAVATYGVKAEDAHRFGLPCGGTLQLVMEPLAARSRVDELVARLEQRDSICRAVDMRSGDVTLGAAPADAEPQLQEDRFSCVLGPRHRLIVIGAGQLSRYLCEIAVGLNFDVTVCDPREEYRAQWNVPGVRITHDMPDDVVLAAKPDARTAIVALTHDPKLDDMALIYALQSEAFYVGALGSRVNNAKRVERLREHFDLTEAQLSRLHGPAGLYIGSRTPPEIALSILAEIVAQKNGVALPGEVAVGTAKNALAREAGGRAA